One genomic region from Balneola sp. encodes:
- a CDS encoding 30S ribosomal protein S15 — translation MSITAEEKKEIFKKFGKSETDTGSTEGQIALLTKRINDLTEHLKDNKLDHASRRGLLKMVGKRRRLLNYLMKNDIEKYRELIKELGIRK, via the coding sequence ATGAGCATAACCGCAGAAGAAAAGAAAGAAATCTTTAAGAAGTTTGGAAAAAGTGAAACCGATACGGGTTCCACGGAAGGACAAATCGCCCTTCTAACCAAAAGAATCAATGACCTCACTGAGCATTTAAAAGATAACAAATTGGATCACGCATCTCGCCGTGGACTTTTGAAAATGGTTGGTAAAAGAAGAAGGTTGCTGAACTACCTCATGAAAAACGATATCGAGAAGTACAGAGAACTTATCAAAGAACTCGGTATCCGTAAGTAA
- the pnp gene encoding polyribonucleotide nucleotidyltransferase produces the protein MKEEIRSVEFAPGKVLTVETGRIAKQADGAVVVRMGDTQVLCTAVSAKQAKPGQNFFPLVVDHRESFSAGGRFPGGFMKREGRPSEKEVLSSRLIDRSLRPLFPKGYLCETQIISSVLSSDGENDGDVLGGFGASAALHISDVPFDGPMAEVRVGRIDGEYVINPTLTELEESDIDMIVGGTADSVLMMEGEMDEISEDEMLGAIKAAHASIITLCEFQEELREEYGNEKREFVAETNPEEIENKVRELATDKIKEVVNIGLNKEDYSAKLQEAKDSVIAELEEEFADDMDTVKDILGNVEKEELRNMVLEKKRRIDGRSPEDIRDIWTQVNYLARTHGSALFTRGETQALVSVTLGTKKDAQSVDTLFDEEEKKFYLHYNFPPYSVGEAGFLRGPGRREIGHGHLAERALRMMMPSFDDFGYVIRVISDITESNGSSSMASVCGGSMALMSAGVPLKKPVAGIAMGMIVGDGNSVVLSDIRGEEDFMGDMDFKTAGTSDGITACQMDMKVKGISFDVMEEALKQAHTGRMHILGKMAETISTPSETLSEFAPQFINMTIDGDMIGAVIGPGGKVIQTLQKETDTEIWIEEDDEGKGKITISADSLDKAKDAEDRIKAITGQLEEGATYKGTVKTIKDFGAFVEIAPGRDGLLHISEIDHKHVKDVTNYMSVGDEIEVKLLKIEPGNKLRLSRKALLENDEEE, from the coding sequence ATGAAAGAAGAAATAAGAAGTGTAGAATTTGCACCAGGAAAGGTGCTTACCGTAGAAACAGGCCGGATTGCCAAGCAAGCCGATGGCGCTGTAGTAGTTCGAATGGGAGATACCCAGGTACTTTGTACCGCTGTAAGTGCTAAGCAAGCTAAACCGGGACAGAACTTTTTCCCCTTAGTTGTTGACCACAGAGAAAGTTTTTCAGCCGGTGGACGTTTCCCCGGTGGATTCATGAAACGTGAAGGTCGTCCTTCTGAAAAAGAAGTACTTTCAAGCCGGTTAATTGACCGTAGTTTACGTCCATTGTTTCCAAAAGGATATTTATGTGAAACCCAAATCATCTCAAGCGTGCTTTCTTCAGATGGAGAAAACGACGGTGATGTTTTAGGTGGATTTGGTGCTTCTGCTGCTCTGCATATCTCAGATGTACCTTTCGACGGCCCGATGGCTGAAGTTAGAGTTGGCCGTATTGATGGCGAATATGTTATCAACCCAACACTTACAGAACTTGAAGAAAGCGACATCGACATGATTGTTGGTGGTACTGCTGATTCTGTACTGATGATGGAAGGCGAGATGGATGAAATCTCAGAAGACGAAATGCTTGGAGCAATCAAAGCAGCTCATGCTTCTATTATTACTCTATGTGAATTTCAGGAAGAACTTCGTGAAGAGTACGGAAATGAGAAAAGAGAATTTGTTGCTGAAACAAATCCTGAAGAAATTGAAAATAAAGTTCGCGAATTAGCTACTGATAAGATTAAGGAAGTAGTAAATATCGGACTCAATAAAGAAGATTACTCTGCAAAACTTCAGGAAGCCAAAGACAGCGTTATTGCTGAACTGGAAGAAGAGTTTGCAGACGATATGGATACCGTTAAAGACATCCTTGGTAATGTTGAGAAAGAAGAACTTCGCAACATGGTTCTTGAGAAAAAACGTCGTATTGACGGTCGTTCTCCTGAAGACATCCGCGATATCTGGACACAGGTTAACTACCTTGCACGTACTCACGGATCTGCACTCTTCACACGTGGAGAAACTCAGGCATTGGTATCAGTAACATTGGGTACTAAAAAAGATGCTCAATCTGTAGATACGCTGTTTGACGAAGAAGAGAAGAAATTTTATCTACACTACAACTTCCCTCCATATTCTGTAGGTGAAGCTGGATTCCTAAGAGGTCCTGGACGACGTGAAATCGGTCATGGTCACCTTGCAGAGCGTGCGCTTAGAATGATGATGCCATCATTTGACGACTTCGGATATGTAATCCGTGTTATTTCTGACATTACAGAATCGAACGGTTCATCATCTATGGCTTCCGTTTGCGGTGGTTCAATGGCGCTTATGAGTGCTGGTGTGCCTCTCAAGAAGCCGGTTGCAGGTATTGCAATGGGAATGATTGTTGGAGATGGCAACTCAGTTGTTCTTTCTGATATCCGTGGCGAAGAAGATTTCATGGGAGACATGGACTTTAAAACAGCGGGTACTTCTGACGGTATCACCGCTTGCCAGATGGATATGAAAGTAAAAGGTATTTCTTTCGACGTAATGGAAGAAGCTCTTAAGCAGGCTCATACAGGCCGAATGCATATTCTTGGAAAAATGGCTGAAACCATTTCTACTCCAAGTGAAACTCTTTCTGAATTTGCCCCGCAGTTTATCAATATGACCATTGACGGTGATATGATTGGCGCAGTTATTGGGCCAGGTGGTAAAGTAATTCAGACTCTTCAAAAAGAAACAGATACTGAAATCTGGATCGAAGAAGATGACGAAGGTAAAGGCAAAATCACTATTTCTGCTGATAGCCTCGACAAAGCAAAAGATGCTGAAGACAGAATTAAAGCCATTACAGGTCAGCTTGAAGAAGGCGCGACTTATAAAGGTACTGTCAAAACCATCAAAGACTTTGGTGCTTTCGTAGAGATTGCTCCGGGACGAGATGGACTCCTTCATATTTCTGAAATTGATCACAAGCATGTTAAAGACGTAACAAACTACATGAGTGTGGGCGATGAGATTGAAGTTAAGCTCCTCAAAATTGAGCCGGGCAATAAGCTTCGATTATCCAGAAAAGCATTGTTGGAAAACGACGAAGAAGAGTAA
- the truB gene encoding tRNA pseudouridine(55) synthase TruB yields the protein MAIALPLDEIPVFGKNNLPDKDTDLQAGAIFLIDKPLEWSSFDVVKFLRKRIRVKKVGHAGTLDPLATGMLILCCGKATKSISMIQDLPKVYTSEVTFGKATTTYDAEGEVTEEADWGHITEEKIKQVLDDEFTGTVEQIPPMYSALKYGGKKLYELARKGEEVVRLPRQITFHKHEILEFNPPKLTLRVTCSKGTYIRSLARDLGEALGSKGYLSGLERTAIGHFLVEDSLTPHEMGDRLKEIWQN from the coding sequence ATGGCCATTGCGCTTCCTTTGGATGAAATCCCTGTATTCGGTAAGAATAACTTGCCCGATAAGGACACAGATCTACAAGCAGGCGCTATTTTCCTTATTGACAAACCTTTGGAATGGTCTAGCTTTGATGTCGTTAAATTTCTTCGCAAAAGGATCCGTGTTAAAAAAGTTGGACACGCTGGAACACTTGATCCTCTAGCGACTGGTATGCTGATTTTATGTTGTGGGAAAGCCACCAAATCTATCTCAATGATTCAGGACTTACCCAAAGTTTATACCAGTGAAGTTACCTTCGGCAAAGCTACAACTACTTATGACGCTGAAGGCGAGGTTACAGAAGAAGCTGATTGGGGTCACATCACAGAAGAAAAAATAAAACAAGTACTTGACGATGAGTTCACCGGAACGGTAGAACAAATCCCTCCGATGTATTCAGCATTAAAATATGGGGGGAAGAAACTGTATGAACTTGCCCGAAAGGGAGAAGAAGTTGTACGCCTTCCACGACAGATCACTTTTCATAAGCATGAGATTCTTGAGTTTAATCCTCCCAAACTCACTCTCAGAGTAACTTGCAGCAAGGGAACGTATATCCGCTCACTAGCTCGGGATTTAGGAGAAGCACTAGGCTCAAAAGGCTATTTGAGTGGTTTGGAACGAACGGCAATAGGACATTTTTTAGTTGAAGACTCGCTAACTCCCCACGAAATGGGTGATCGATTGAAAGAGATATGGCAGAACTAA
- a CDS encoding RNA polymerase subunit sigma-24, whose protein sequence is MKAFQATSVKNYDDEDLMEYFQNGIELAFNELVYRYQDRLHNFLYRYTHNHQDCEDLVQETFLRVHKSKHSYERIAKFSTWMYTIALNLAKSLYKKKQRMYKVSIHKDESDPDDRELLLEDANILQDDALHEKLCMEQLEKALMELPEDFREVIILRDLQQLSYDEISDITDIPMGTVKSRINRGRAQIQALIKDYVQLGTNAA, encoded by the coding sequence ATGAAAGCGTTTCAAGCGACATCAGTCAAGAACTATGATGACGAAGATTTAATGGAGTATTTCCAGAATGGTATCGAGTTGGCTTTTAATGAATTAGTATATCGCTATCAGGATCGCCTCCATAACTTTCTATATCGCTACACGCACAACCACCAGGATTGCGAAGATCTGGTACAAGAAACTTTTCTAAGAGTACATAAGAGCAAGCATTCCTACGAGCGCATCGCCAAATTTTCAACATGGATGTACACCATTGCGCTGAACCTTGCCAAGAGTTTATACAAAAAGAAGCAACGCATGTATAAAGTGTCGATTCATAAAGATGAGTCTGACCCCGATGATAGAGAGCTTCTCCTGGAGGATGCTAATATCCTTCAGGATGATGCTCTTCATGAGAAATTATGCATGGAGCAGTTAGAAAAAGCATTAATGGAGTTACCAGAAGATTTCCGTGAAGTTATTATTCTTCGCGATCTGCAACAGCTTTCTTACGACGAAATTTCTGACATCACCGACATCCCAATGGGAACTGTGAAGTCCAGAATTAACCGCGGACGTGCCCAAATTCAGGCATTGATAAAAGATTATGTGCAGCTGGGAACAAATGCTGCATGA
- the holA gene encoding DNA polymerase III subunit delta, giving the protein MARKPNSNQIYQQVVGELNSGNLKPIYYLFGEEDFYLDQLLDRFSTIIPPDQKDFNFDLLYGQEVTPAQSLSIARSFPMMAERRVLIIRNFLQLNKGGSEDGSPAGHINDFISYTENPNPSTLLVCFDTKKPAGNTNIGKALKKSKNVGFYEFERMADYLIPDWVIDWVRSHHSKEIEPAAAQLLSQFVGNNLQLLSTEIDKVCTFVDTSNTVSEADVKKIIGSYREFTAIELKEAIVKRNMKQALYISEQMLQHTKSDTGELIRLVGFFNSVFVNVWQILRLSEKGFAKNQIQSELGIGSSWYFNKLWEDASNFRYSEMPRIFEALLDADRSIKGFSTLDSTSILFFLVKRIIG; this is encoded by the coding sequence ATGGCACGAAAACCAAATAGCAATCAGATTTATCAGCAGGTAGTAGGGGAGCTGAATTCCGGCAACCTCAAACCGATTTACTATCTCTTTGGGGAGGAAGATTTTTATCTGGATCAGCTGCTGGATCGGTTTTCGACTATTATTCCACCTGATCAAAAAGATTTTAATTTTGATCTGCTGTATGGACAAGAGGTGACACCTGCTCAATCCTTGTCTATTGCACGAAGCTTCCCAATGATGGCGGAAAGGCGGGTCTTGATTATTCGAAACTTCCTTCAGCTTAATAAAGGTGGAAGTGAAGACGGTTCTCCAGCCGGACATATCAACGATTTTATTTCCTATACCGAAAATCCCAATCCATCAACCTTGCTGGTTTGCTTTGATACCAAAAAGCCAGCTGGGAACACGAACATTGGAAAAGCGCTCAAGAAATCTAAGAATGTAGGATTTTATGAATTTGAACGCATGGCTGATTATCTGATCCCGGATTGGGTGATTGATTGGGTTCGAAGCCATCATTCCAAAGAAATTGAGCCGGCAGCAGCCCAGTTGCTATCTCAGTTTGTGGGCAACAACTTGCAGTTACTGTCCACTGAAATAGATAAAGTGTGCACTTTTGTGGACACTTCTAATACCGTTTCAGAAGCCGATGTAAAAAAAATAATCGGCTCATATCGCGAATTTACGGCCATAGAGCTCAAAGAGGCCATTGTTAAGCGAAATATGAAACAAGCGCTATATATCTCGGAACAGATGTTGCAACACACTAAATCAGACACGGGAGAATTAATTCGTCTCGTGGGGTTCTTTAACAGTGTGTTTGTAAATGTCTGGCAGATTTTGAGGCTCTCCGAAAAGGGGTTTGCTAAAAATCAGATCCAGAGCGAGTTAGGGATCGGCAGCAGCTGGTACTTTAACAAACTCTGGGAAGATGCCTCAAACTTTCGCTACAGCGAAATGCCCCGGATATTTGAAGCCTTGCTGGATGCAGATCGCTCCATTAAAGGGTTCAGCACACTAGACTCCACTTCGATTTTATTCTTCCTGGTCAAGCGAATCATCGGGTAG
- a CDS encoding damage-inducible protein DinB yields MFEASWRFQTLINPITMRLLITILFLSLSTAAFSQQYIVDELASDMERNKAMSLSYIEAMPADKFDFKPSDDVRTFAQQYLHVAQGLIGLSSNGTGATPIFQGENLEATEAYHTKEEVVRIVTESYDFAINSIKEMDPETLTEVVQRGQFEVTRRGWVHKALEHNTHHKGQTTIYLRMNGISPPQYQLF; encoded by the coding sequence TTGTTTGAAGCATCATGGAGGTTCCAAACCTTAATTAATCCTATCACAATGAGATTACTTATCACCATTCTTTTTTTAAGCCTTTCAACAGCCGCCTTTTCTCAACAATATATAGTAGATGAACTCGCCTCCGACATGGAAAGGAATAAAGCGATGTCGCTTTCATATATAGAAGCTATGCCGGCCGATAAATTTGATTTCAAGCCCAGCGATGATGTGCGGACTTTTGCTCAACAGTATCTTCACGTTGCCCAGGGACTTATTGGGTTGTCGTCGAACGGAACAGGAGCAACTCCAATTTTTCAGGGTGAGAATCTTGAAGCCACGGAAGCCTATCACACCAAAGAGGAAGTGGTTCGTATTGTAACCGAAAGTTATGATTTTGCTATCAATAGCATAAAAGAAATGGATCCTGAAACCTTAACAGAAGTAGTTCAAAGAGGTCAATTTGAAGTTACCAGAAGAGGATGGGTTCATAAGGCATTGGAACACAACACGCACCACAAAGGACAAACCACCATTTATCTAAGAATGAATGGGATTTCACCGCCACAGTATCAATTATTTTAA
- a CDS encoding bifunctional riboflavin kinase/FMN adenylyltransferase: protein MAELIELENIKHEPNTVVTVGTFDGVHQGHRALMETVVNKAKAREARSVVVTFDPHPREIINPGKEGIKLLTTLKERAEILEDLGIDILLVIPFDRDFSLLSSEEFVRDVIYDKVGVSEFVIGYDHHFGRDREGTIETIEKLGKELNFEAYVVSKQEMGEVTISSTVIRNTLAEEGNVKQAAEYLNRRYLLNGIVIHGDERGRTIGYPTANLKPEHENKVIPKNGVYAVKVRVGDKWFGGMMNIGIRPTFGELIRTLEVNIFEFDREIYGKTIQVRFVDRIRDEVKFDGVEELKAQLDSDKQKSLELLS from the coding sequence ATGGCAGAACTAATTGAATTAGAAAATATTAAGCATGAACCCAATACGGTAGTTACGGTTGGGACTTTTGACGGTGTGCATCAAGGTCATCGGGCTTTGATGGAGACGGTGGTGAACAAAGCCAAAGCTCGTGAGGCTCGCAGTGTTGTAGTTACTTTTGACCCTCATCCCAGAGAGATAATTAATCCCGGAAAAGAGGGAATTAAACTGCTTACTACATTAAAAGAACGAGCAGAGATTTTAGAAGACTTGGGCATCGATATTTTGCTTGTCATTCCCTTTGATAGAGATTTTTCTCTACTAAGTTCTGAGGAATTTGTCCGTGATGTCATTTATGATAAAGTAGGGGTTTCTGAGTTTGTGATTGGGTATGATCATCACTTTGGTAGAGATCGTGAGGGAACGATCGAAACGATTGAGAAGCTTGGTAAAGAACTGAATTTTGAGGCCTATGTAGTTTCAAAGCAAGAGATGGGAGAGGTGACGATAAGCAGTACAGTTATCCGTAATACACTTGCAGAAGAGGGTAATGTCAAACAAGCTGCTGAATATTTGAACCGGCGTTATTTGCTGAATGGCATTGTGATTCATGGAGACGAACGGGGAAGAACCATTGGGTACCCGACTGCTAATCTAAAGCCTGAACATGAGAATAAAGTCATTCCTAAGAATGGGGTTTATGCAGTGAAGGTCAGAGTTGGTGATAAATGGTTTGGCGGGATGATGAACATCGGTATTCGTCCTACGTTTGGAGAACTAATCCGAACGCTGGAAGTCAATATCTTTGAGTTTGACCGGGAAATCTATGGCAAAACCATCCAAGTCCGATTTGTAGACCGAATTCGGGATGAGGTTAAGTTTGATGGGGTGGAAGAACTAAAGGCACAGCTGGATTCCGATAAGCAAAAGAGTTTGGAATTGCTGAGCTAG
- a CDS encoding asparagine--tRNA ligase, whose protein sequence is MTYIKKLADHVDKEVTLKGWVYNFRSSGSLVFIEMRDGTGITQCVVAKDDVSEYVWEAATSLKQESSLEITGTVKADDRSIGGHEIHVSNVVVHQVAEDYPITPKEHGVEFLMNNRHLWLRSQKQWAAMRVRNEIIFAIHTFFQGRDFVQMDSPIFTGNAAEGSTTLFETDYFEEKAYLAQTGQLYGEAMAMAHGLIYTFGPTFRAEKSKTRRHLTEFWMIEPEMAYYDLDMNMDLAEDMIKAIVSTVLEKRKDELEILERDISSLEKTANQPFERMTYDEAVKMLKSDETANMLDEMAESRRQEQVDLEKEWEEIKKEHGSAKKWRKAQIDQRIKEISARIDQIEEDLRNIPSWKESAKNFEWGNDLGGSDETVLMMQYDVPLIVTHWPAEIKAFYMKRDETEKYALGMDVLAPEGYGEIIGGSQREDDLELMEERIKEEGLDKEVFEWYLDLRRFGSVPHSGYGLGLERTVAWLCGLSHVRETVPFPRMMGRLKP, encoded by the coding sequence ATGACCTACATCAAAAAACTCGCAGATCACGTAGATAAAGAAGTAACCCTGAAAGGCTGGGTATATAATTTCCGAAGCAGTGGAAGTTTAGTTTTTATCGAGATGAGAGACGGAACCGGAATCACTCAATGTGTGGTTGCAAAAGATGATGTCTCGGAATATGTATGGGAAGCTGCTACTTCATTAAAGCAAGAGAGTTCTCTGGAAATTACCGGGACCGTTAAAGCAGATGATCGCAGTATTGGCGGTCATGAAATTCATGTATCTAATGTAGTAGTTCACCAGGTTGCGGAAGACTATCCGATCACACCAAAAGAACACGGCGTGGAATTTTTGATGAACAACCGCCACCTTTGGTTACGCAGCCAGAAGCAGTGGGCGGCAATGCGGGTTCGGAATGAGATTATTTTTGCAATACACACCTTTTTTCAAGGGCGTGATTTTGTACAAATGGATTCTCCCATCTTTACCGGAAATGCAGCAGAAGGGAGTACCACACTTTTCGAAACCGATTACTTTGAAGAGAAAGCATACCTCGCACAAACTGGTCAATTGTATGGAGAAGCCATGGCGATGGCTCATGGATTGATTTATACTTTTGGCCCAACGTTTAGAGCCGAAAAATCCAAAACCCGTCGTCACTTGACTGAATTCTGGATGATAGAGCCTGAAATGGCTTATTATGATCTGGACATGAATATGGATCTCGCCGAAGATATGATCAAGGCTATTGTTTCTACCGTACTGGAGAAGAGAAAAGATGAGCTCGAGATTTTAGAGCGGGATATTTCATCTCTGGAGAAAACAGCTAATCAGCCATTTGAACGAATGACTTATGATGAAGCTGTTAAGATGTTGAAAAGTGATGAGACCGCTAATATGTTGGACGAGATGGCTGAGTCTCGCAGACAAGAACAAGTAGATCTCGAGAAAGAGTGGGAAGAGATTAAGAAAGAACACGGTTCAGCTAAGAAATGGCGTAAGGCACAAATTGATCAGCGTATAAAAGAAATTTCTGCTCGGATTGATCAGATTGAAGAAGATCTTCGAAATATTCCAAGCTGGAAAGAATCAGCTAAAAACTTTGAATGGGGTAATGACCTCGGTGGCAGTGACGAAACCGTACTGATGATGCAGTATGATGTACCATTGATTGTGACACACTGGCCTGCTGAAATCAAAGCGTTCTATATGAAACGTGATGAAACCGAAAAGTACGCTCTGGGAATGGATGTTCTTGCGCCTGAAGGATATGGTGAAATCATTGGTGGAAGTCAGCGTGAGGACGATCTGGAATTGATGGAAGAACGTATCAAAGAAGAGGGACTGGATAAGGAAGTATTTGAGTGGTATTTGGATTTACGCCGCTTTGGCAGCGTTCCTCACTCTGGATATGGTCTTGGGCTTGAGCGTACCGTAGCATGGCTTTGTGGCTTATCTCATGTACGTGAGACCGTGCCTTTCCCAAGAATGATGGGAAGATTGAAGCCATGA
- a CDS encoding cation transporter has product MASGSKKVIYAALIGNGLISITKFIAAFLTGSSAMMSEGIHSVVDTGNQILLLMGLKKAEKPADKQFPFGHGKEVYFWSFVVAIIIFGVGAGISIYEGIHSLSDPNEITNPNINYIVLVLAMIFEAFAWYFAWKEFKKSKGDRSYYEAVRKEKDPTTFVVLFEDSAAMLGLVVAFIGVFLTQVTGILIFDGIASIVIGIILGGTAIWLAHETKGLLIGESADEKIIQGIQELGESMDSIQSIKEVLTLHMGPQYILVTISADFSSTLNSDEIETDTATLSSQIKSVYPRVKRVFIEAEAK; this is encoded by the coding sequence TTGGCTTCAGGATCAAAAAAAGTTATTTACGCTGCCTTAATTGGTAACGGACTTATTTCCATTACAAAATTCATAGCCGCTTTTTTAACCGGAAGCTCGGCGATGATGTCAGAAGGTATTCATTCGGTTGTAGATACCGGGAACCAAATACTGCTTTTAATGGGGTTGAAGAAAGCAGAGAAACCTGCAGATAAACAGTTTCCTTTTGGTCATGGCAAAGAGGTTTACTTCTGGAGCTTTGTCGTGGCTATCATCATCTTTGGGGTGGGGGCGGGGATTTCTATTTATGAAGGTATTCACAGCTTATCTGATCCAAACGAGATTACAAACCCAAATATTAACTACATCGTGTTGGTTCTGGCTATGATTTTCGAAGCTTTTGCCTGGTATTTTGCCTGGAAAGAGTTTAAAAAATCCAAAGGGGACAGAAGCTATTATGAGGCGGTTCGAAAAGAAAAAGACCCTACCACTTTTGTGGTTTTATTTGAGGATTCAGCAGCCATGCTTGGTTTAGTAGTTGCTTTTATTGGAGTGTTTTTAACACAGGTGACCGGGATTCTTATTTTTGATGGCATTGCTTCTATTGTTATTGGAATTATTTTGGGAGGTACCGCAATTTGGCTGGCTCACGAAACCAAAGGCTTACTGATTGGGGAAAGTGCGGACGAAAAAATTATCCAGGGTATTCAGGAATTAGGAGAAAGCATGGATTCCATTCAAAGCATAAAAGAAGTGCTTACGCTTCATATGGGCCCTCAGTATATATTAGTAACCATTAGTGCAGACTTCAGCTCAACCTTGAACTCAGACGAAATTGAAACTGATACCGCAACGCTTTCAAGCCAAATCAAAAGTGTATATCCGAGAGTGAAGAGGGTTTTTATCGAAGCTGAGGCGAAATAG
- a CDS encoding peptidase M16, translated as MQNLKEIDFVTKSTLPNGLRIVTEKIESVKSVSVGIWVKTGGRHETPKQAGITHFLEHMLFKGTDKRSSFDIALSMEAVGGYLNAFTSSEYTCYYSRCLNTQLDRALDVLSDMVLNPSFPEEEIEKEKKVVIEEMKMYRDSPDDYLFEEFNSKIFEGHELGRPVLGFEETVSNFSRQDLYDYMRDRYYPGNLLVSVAGNVDHDRVVKLVTEYFEKLEAKDHNKEKQPLPDFKNEDISLTKAIEQTHYIYGRRGLNFDHEDKYLLLMANTILGGGMSSRLHQNVREKYGYCYSIQTFNQSYTDTGLWGIYVGTDKEYVDHVRELIKKELKQMQDEPVPEKELAEAKSQLKGKLLLSQESTSNRMTRLAKSELYFGRFVTLDELVENIDSVTAEEIQRFVKDFFTEEDFMEAILLPE; from the coding sequence ATGCAGAATTTGAAAGAAATTGATTTTGTGACCAAGAGTACGCTGCCAAACGGACTTCGAATTGTAACGGAGAAAATTGAATCCGTTAAGAGTGTTTCTGTTGGTATTTGGGTGAAAACCGGTGGCCGACATGAAACGCCAAAGCAGGCTGGAATTACCCATTTCCTGGAACACATGCTTTTCAAAGGAACCGATAAGCGTTCTTCTTTTGACATTGCCTTAAGCATGGAAGCAGTTGGTGGCTACCTCAACGCCTTTACGTCTTCAGAATACACCTGCTATTATTCACGATGCTTGAATACTCAGCTCGACCGTGCACTGGATGTTCTTTCAGATATGGTCCTGAACCCTTCATTTCCAGAAGAGGAAATAGAGAAAGAGAAGAAAGTAGTTATTGAAGAGATGAAAATGTATCGCGACTCCCCGGATGATTACCTGTTTGAGGAATTCAATTCCAAGATTTTTGAAGGGCATGAGCTAGGACGTCCGGTTCTTGGGTTTGAAGAGACCGTTTCTAATTTTTCCCGCCAGGATCTTTATGACTACATGAGAGACCGCTATTATCCTGGCAACTTGCTGGTTTCTGTAGCCGGAAACGTAGACCATGATCGTGTAGTGAAATTGGTTACCGAGTATTTTGAAAAGCTGGAAGCCAAAGATCATAATAAAGAAAAACAACCACTTCCGGACTTCAAGAATGAAGACATTTCTCTAACCAAAGCCATTGAGCAAACCCACTACATCTATGGCCGAAGGGGACTGAATTTTGATCATGAAGACAAGTATCTGCTTTTGATGGCTAACACCATTTTAGGAGGTGGGATGAGCTCTCGCCTTCACCAGAACGTCCGTGAGAAATATGGTTACTGCTATTCTATCCAAACCTTTAATCAATCCTATACGGATACCGGTTTATGGGGAATTTATGTAGGAACTGATAAAGAATATGTAGATCACGTTCGCGAACTCATCAAAAAAGAGCTGAAGCAAATGCAGGACGAACCGGTTCCGGAAAAAGAACTGGCCGAAGCTAAGTCGCAACTCAAAGGAAAACTGTTGTTATCTCAGGAAAGCACCAGTAACCGTATGACTCGATTAGCTAAGAGCGAACTATATTTTGGCCGATTTGTTACCTTGGATGAACTGGTTGAAAACATCGATTCGGTAACTGCCGAAGAAATTCAACGATTCGTGAAAGACTTCTTTACTGAAGAAGATTTCATGGAGGCGATCTTATTACCGGAATAA